The following are encoded in a window of Haemorhous mexicanus isolate bHaeMex1 chromosome 7, bHaeMex1.pri, whole genome shotgun sequence genomic DNA:
- the C7H10orf71 gene encoding cardiac-enriched FHL2-interacting protein, with translation MQGNKKHTEGHSDSSSIGSLLDDTDREVSSLTARAFKSLCVAELEDPYNEPELSISPDFALQLSAKIHSGTLNHDIKKSNVCDKLSARKNEHTIWASTFQQLPKCASEEKRAAKNNTFAMERKLNLPVPGSRNNKHVSKVSSLIKTFDKTADQGPGSSLITNKQPIKNSFQKYKINQGNDTASWDDTDTLSIHKELSEFSEASQGSHCLSGKHEPQRRPNKIDLSYGDSDGYYPVLIEMSKVAKSNFSHSSKKALKNRNLKVSEPAKKGSFLHSENSAFESWNVHHKKMTEKEEFVDIKMEKEGLAYLEESPFVKGSHTGEHKLSPATTTVAKKKEKDFQMKPTLQEASFSLRVVPQGPLPTETKFPVVFPPTPPPRNHVPQGPPRPPPAPPAPPLPPPSQPGHPPTPPSPEAPPVPPPPVPARLSPTALSQASVSPQSVSYSMVSPSLRFETPSPPPPKPQATLAEEESHSPQLGNACPPWRRQRATERAAGKRQAAKVTDSHRTSLSEKATGADPGLRVTPLAKQANSPASISPSFNISELLTPVIPPKQEVDTAERELIPLTPPPTESTASRDHEESTLDDYRSWDSCRLTASSLLFNLKDVRKRVKSIYTPSPLLRALEEKNKTRENMQESTKTDASFSTSHDKSEKNITEKDELSDIAYILPSSVHENDHKTDLTGHFTGNYLTLSSPQTTEDLPFYQTGDIMKQDNSKHQDLVKNTGDNENFPSFRHESNELDLGKHQHYTAQRPFSRDNIDTKAEQPMQNHNVQGEENERQVAIQNENFAFKTLLNQLSPEEDEPYSGTQTNIVVPGHEARGKRSTSSSEQSFVSTVEQPLQEEPFLPVPLMEQMCLPESQRTDSEMGSGSRKRHKERGKEVGEDELQYCACIIPGTGAAEKREGSVTENEQRSLMKEKLGREKREEANSTNSASDSIRDTSISRSEEPQTPSSSSTKPSLFMIKDNTFRSPQVIRAVKLPLLRSFSLDDTVSSSYKEMERRFMSPAVYSKRHQNMLHAQEVGWWASRHRGQQNVRDGATDREKEASESGSTSVTLDPSLLENTESFSFGKLTEEDEKICVLLNKFGKMDEESVCRSEKKPTKARQSLAQPIIGLENDQAQNNPSYPAERKTNYFKNHHLSNRKGGSCAKKIITRQAISPVTGSILEDHTCSSVSNDTLEDILHTEGAPLLDNLSCPAVRSPRSGNTMHSLAASSLSDKPTISGLRETEHVTNPAWLNMALERQAYMPAEEIINSAQRNPLLDVAGENGRLEPRGLGGRPAGKPPTVPPKTEKALRRAKKLANKRKKVQEQQKNHQTEHADAVGRKPTHSGETAVSASPLVYSLLHPSLHSTFTPTETTPGKSRLAPAASSSPSSTQRKLLQDPDSGQYYVVDLPAEVNVKTFYDPETGKYIQVSVPPLEQNLHQSTSSEMKNSPYASYPRVLPLPASSVAVLKSPSQLSEPAWSGPAAPEPAELPEDGQQDYRYSESVDTQPDTEPASYSYQQDAGETQVHLGKDVSPTQNTSIVTLTNLDDFAAEGVS, from the coding sequence ATGCAGGGAAATAAGAAACATACAGAAGGACACAGTGATTCCTCAAGTATTGGGAGTCTCCTGGATGACACAGACAGGGAAGTGAGCAGCCTCACAGCTCGGGCTTTCAAAAGTTTGTGTGTAGCAGAACTCGAAGACCCTTACAATGAACCAGAACTTTCCATTTCACCTGACTTTGCCCTCCAGTTGTCTGCTAAAATTCACTCAGGGACGTTAAACCATGACATCAAGAAAAGCAATGTCTGTGACAAGCTATCAGCAAGAAAAAATGAACATACAATATGGGCTTCTACATTCCAGCAGTTACCTAAGTGTGCTTCGGAGGAGAAGAGGGCTGCTAAAAACAACACTTTTGCCatggaaaggaaattaaacTTGCCAGTCCCTGGTTCAAGGAACAATAAGCATGTTTCAAAAGTGTCCTCATTGATTAAGACATTTGATAAGACTGCAGACCAAGGGCCAGGAAGTTCTCTGATAACGAATAAGCAGCCCATTAAGAATAgctttcaaaaatacaaaataaatcagGGCAATGATACTGCTTCCTGGGACGATACAGACACATTAAGCATCCACAAGGaactttctgaattttctgaGGCTAGTCAAGGTAGCCACTGCCTCAGTGGCAAACATGAGCCACAGAGAAGACCTAATAAAATAGACCTGAGTTATGGGGACTCTGATGGTTATTATCCTGTGCTGATTGAGATGTCAAAAGTAGCCAAATCAAATTTTTCCCATTCTTCTAAGAAggctttaaaaaacagaaactTGAAAGTTAGTGAGCCAGCAAAAAAAGGTAGTTTCCTTCACAGTGAGAATAGTGCTTTTGAATCATGGAATGTTCATCataaaaaaatgacagaaaaagaggaatttgttgacataaaaatggaaaaggaaggtCTTGCATACCTGGAAGAATCACCATTTGTTAAAGGATCACACACAGGTGAACATAAATTGTCACCTGCCACGACCACTGTTGctaagaagaaagagaaagattttCAGATGAAGCCAACTCTACAAGAAGCTTCTTTCTCTCTCAGAGTCGTACCTCAGGGTCCCCTCCCTACAGAAACCAAATTTCCTGTTGTTTTCCCTCCCACACCTCCTCCTAGGAACCATGTACCCCAGGGTCCCCCTCggccaccccctgccccaccagctcctcctctcccaccccccTCCCAGCCCGGCCATCCCCCAACACCCCCTAGCCCCGAAGCCcctcctgtgccaccacccccagTGCCAGCTCGACTTTCCCCCACTGCCTTGTCCCAAGCCTCTGTGTCACCCCAGTCTGTGTCCTATAGCATGGTTTCACCCTCACTCAGGTTTGAGACACCCAGTCCTCCTCCACCAAAACCCCAGGCCACCTTAGCTGAGGAGGaatcccacagcccccagctgggcaatgcctgcccaccctggagGAGACAGAGGGCTACAGAAagggcagcagggaagagaCAGGCTGCAAAGGTCACAGACAGCCACAGGACCTCATTGTCTGAAAAGGCGACTGGGGCTGACCCTGGTCTGCGTGTGACTCCTCTGGCTAAACAGGCAAACTCCCCTGCATCCATCAGTCCCTCTTTCAACATCAGCGAGCTCCTAACCCCTGTCATACCACCGAAACAGGAGGTGGACACTGCTGAAAGGGAGCTGATCCCACTGACACCTCCTCCCACAGAGAGCACGGCCTCAAGAGACCACGAGGAGAGCACCTTAGACGATTACAGGTCCTGGGATAGTTGCAGGTTGACAGCATCGAGTCTGTTATTTAACTTAAAGGATGTGCGCAAACGCGTTAAAAGCATTTATACCCCTTCTCCCCTGTTAAGGGccttggaggagaaaaataaaaccagggaAAATATGCAGGAGAGTACAAAAACGGATGCCTCATTCTCAACTTCGCATgacaaaagtgagaaaaatattaCAGAGAAAGATGAATTGAGTGATATAGCTTACATATTGCCTAGCAGTGTTCATGAAAATGACCATAAAACCGATTTAACTGGACACTTCACAGGCAATTATCTGACCTTGAGTTCACCCCAGACAACAGAAGACCTTCCATTTTACCAAACTGGAGACATCATGAAACAAGACAATTCAAAACACCAAGATCTGGTTAAAAACACAGGGGATAATGAAAATTTCCCCTCGTTCAGACATGAGTCAAATGAACTTGACTTAGGAAAACATCAGCACTATACTGCACAGAGACCATTCAGTAGAGACAATATAGATACAAAAGCTGAGCAGCCCATGCAAAATCACAATGTTCAGGGTGAGGAAAATGAAAGACAAGTTGCTATTCAGAATGAAAATTTTGCCTTCAAAACACTCCTAAACCAACTCTCACCAGAAGAAGATGAGCCTTACAGTGGCACCCAAACCAACATTGTAGTACCTGGCCATGAAGCTAGAGGCAAAAGAAGCACTAGTTCCTCAGAGCAATCCTTCGTCTCCACAGTGGAGCAGCCACTTCAGGAAGAGCCATTTCTACCAGTGCCCCTGATGGAGCAGATGTGCCTCCCAGAAAGCCAGAGGACTGACAGTGAAATGGGTTCAGGAAGTAGGAAAAGACacaaggagagagggaaagaggtTGGGGAAGATGAACTTCAGTATTGTGCTTGTATcatccctggcactggtgcAGCAGAGAAGAGGGAGGGAAGCGTTACTGAGAATGAACAGAGGAGCTTGATGAAAGAGAAGCtagggagagaaaaaagggaagaggcCAACAGCACAAATTCTGCATCTGACAGTATAAGAGACACGTCCATCTCCAGGTCTGAGGAACCACAAACACCATCTTCAAGCTCAACCAAACCCAGTCTGTTTATGATTAAAGATAACACATTCAGGTCGCCTCAGGTGATAAGGGCTGTCAAGCTGCCCCTACTCCGGTCCTTCTCCCTGGATGATACAGTGAGCAGCAGTTACAAGGAAATGGAACGTAGGTTTATGTCCCCAGCAGTTTACAGCAAGCGGCACCAAAACATGTTGCATGCCCAGGAGGTTGGCTGGTGGGCATCAAGACACAGAGGGCAGCAGAACGTGAGAGATGGAGCAactgacagagaaaaagaagccaGTGAGTCTGGATCTACTTCAGTAACACTGGATCCCAGTCTTCTGGAAAATACAGAGAGCTTTTCATTTGGAAAACTGACGGAAGAAGATGAAAAGATTTGTGTGTTGTTAAATAAATTTGGGAAAATGGATGAAGAAAGTGTCTGTAGAAGTGAAAAGAAGCCTACAAAGGCAAGACAGAGCTTAGCACAGCCAATTATAGGTCTGGAAAATGACCAAGCACAAAACAACCCCAGCTATCCTGcagaaagaaagacaaattaCTTTAAGAATCATCATTTATCTAACCGCAAAGGGGGCTCTTgtgcaaagaaaataatcacTAGGCAGGCAATTTCCCCTGTGACTGGCTCCATATTAGAGGACCACACATGTTCTTCTGTATCCAATGACACTTTAGAGGATATCCTGCACACAGAAGGTGCACCTTTGTTAGACAATCTTTCATGCCCTGCTGTTAGAAGCCCCAGGTCAGGAAACACAATGCACTCTCTTGCTGCCAGTTCATTGTCAGATAAACCAACTATTTCTGGCCTTAGAGAGACAGAGCATGTTACAAATCCTGCCTGGTTGAACATGGCACTAGAGAGGCAAGCTTATATGCCTGCAGAAGAGATAATCAATTCGGCACAGAGGAATCCACTTTTGGATGTtgcaggggaaaatgggagacTGGAGCCCAGGGGACTTGGTGGAAGACCAGCAGGCAAGCCACCCACTGTGCCACCAAAAACAGAAAAGGCTCTGCGTCGGGCTAAAAAGCTGGcaaacaagaggaaaaaggtgcaagagcagcagaaaaaccaTCAGACTGAACATGCAGATGCTGTAGGGAGAAAGCCTACTCATTCTGGAGAGACAGCAGTGTCTGCTTCACCTTTAGTATATTCTCTCCTTCATCCTTCCCTTCACTCAACTTTTACTCCCACAGAAACCACTCCTGGGAAATCTAGACTTGCACCAGCAGCAAGCTCCTCACCCTCTTCAACCCAGCGGAAGCTCCTCCAGGACCCTGACTCCGGTCAGTACTACGTGGTTGATTTACCCGCCGAAGTTAATGTAAAGACATTTTATGACCCAGAAACAGGCAAATATATTCAAGTCTCAGTCCCTCCCTTGGAACAGAACTTACACCAATCCACCTCTTCAGAAATGAAGAATTCTCCCTATGCCTCCTACCCTAGAGTGCTGCCTTTACCAGCCTCATCGGTAGCTGTGCTGAAATCACCTTCTCAACTCTCTGAACCTGCCTGGTCAGGGCCTGCTGCACCAGAACCAGCTGAACTACCTGAAGATGGCCAGCAGGACTACAGATACTCTGAGTCTGTGGATACTCAGCCCGACACTGAACCAGCCTCCTACTCCTACCAACAAGATGCTGGAGAAACTCAAGTTCACTTAGGAAAGGATGTGAGCCCAACCCAAAATACTAGTATTGTCACCCTCACCAATTTAGATGATTTTGCTGCTGAAGGAGTATCTTGA